From Sulfurovum zhangzhouensis, one genomic window encodes:
- a CDS encoding CCE_0567 family metalloprotein — protein sequence MSEETKELKKELAKLKRMAVEIASEIHDIVEDTLWTDYDKMPELSQKLVAAVSEANAFKTENGL from the coding sequence ATGTCAGAAGAAACAAAAGAATTGAAAAAAGAGTTGGCAAAGCTAAAACGTATGGCAGTGGAGATCGCATCAGAGATCCATGATATTGTAGAGGATACACTTTGGACAGATTATGACAAGATGCCTGAACTGAGCCAAAAGCTTGTTGCAGCTGTCTCTGAAGCAAATGCATTTAAAACAGAGAATGGACTGTAA
- the nifD gene encoding nitrogenase molybdenum-iron protein alpha chain → MGPETLEAKQRAAVEEVLKAYPAKAAKNRAKHLGVGAPEDESQKTCGNVRSNKKTVPGVMSQRGCAYAGSKGVVWGPVKDMIHISHGPIGCGQYSRAGRRNYYIGTTGVDTFVTMNFSSDFQEKDIVFGGDKKLAVCFEEIDALFPLNNGITVQSECPIGLIGDDINATSKVYAKKTGKTIVPVNCEGFRGVSQSLGHHIANDTVRDYVFDAEIETLGEEIAQTDYDVAIIGDYNIGGDAWSSRILLEEMGLRVVAQWSGDATLKEMAATPKVKLNLLHCYRSMNYISRHMEKEFGIPWMEYNFFGPTQTIKSLRKIASFFDESIQQKCEEVIAKYQPMIDGVINKYKPRLEGKQVMLFVGGLRPRHVIGAYEDLGMEVIGTGYEFAHDDDYKRTKDEIFRSTVIYDDVNEYELEAFVKKLQPDLVASGIKEKYVFQKMGLPYRQMHSWDYSGPYHGYDGFAIFAQDMDLAMNSPVWAHSKAPWDKEGEA, encoded by the coding sequence ATGGGTCCAGAAACATTAGAAGCAAAACAAAGAGCTGCGGTAGAAGAGGTACTTAAAGCCTATCCTGCTAAAGCTGCGAAAAACCGTGCAAAACACCTTGGTGTTGGTGCACCTGAAGACGAAAGTCAAAAAACATGTGGTAACGTCCGTTCTAACAAGAAGACAGTACCTGGTGTAATGAGTCAGCGTGGATGTGCGTATGCTGGTTCTAAAGGGGTTGTTTGGGGTCCTGTAAAAGATATGATCCATATCTCTCACGGTCCTATTGGTTGTGGTCAGTACTCAAGAGCTGGTCGTCGTAACTACTATATCGGTACAACTGGTGTAGATACATTCGTTACGATGAACTTCTCTTCAGACTTCCAAGAAAAAGATATCGTATTCGGTGGAGATAAGAAACTCGCTGTGTGTTTCGAAGAGATCGATGCTCTTTTCCCGCTTAACAATGGTATCACAGTTCAGTCTGAGTGTCCAATCGGTCTGATCGGTGATGATATCAACGCAACTTCTAAAGTATATGCGAAGAAAACTGGTAAAACTATCGTACCTGTAAACTGTGAAGGGTTTAGAGGGGTTTCTCAGTCATTGGGTCACCACATCGCAAACGATACTGTTAGAGACTATGTTTTTGATGCTGAAATTGAAACACTTGGCGAAGAGATCGCGCAGACAGACTATGACGTAGCAATCATCGGGGATTATAACATCGGTGGTGATGCATGGTCAAGCCGTATCCTTCTTGAAGAGATGGGTCTAAGAGTTGTTGCTCAATGGTCAGGAGATGCTACGCTTAAAGAGATGGCAGCTACTCCAAAAGTGAAGCTAAATCTTCTTCACTGCTACCGTTCAATGAACTATATCTCAAGACACATGGAAAAAGAATTCGGTATACCTTGGATGGAGTATAACTTCTTCGGTCCGACACAAACGATCAAGTCACTTAGAAAGATCGCTTCATTCTTTGATGAGAGCATCCAACAAAAATGTGAAGAAGTGATCGCTAAGTATCAACCCATGATCGATGGTGTTATCAACAAGTATAAGCCAAGACTAGAAGGTAAACAAGTAATGCTATTTGTCGGTGGTCTTAGACCAAGACACGTAATCGGTGCTTATGAAGATCTTGGTATGGAAGTAATCGGTACAGGATATGAGTTCGCTCACGATGATGACTATAAGAGAACAAAAGACGAGATCTTCAGATCAACTGTGATCTATGATGACGTAAACGAATATGAGCTTGAAGCATTCGTTAAAAAACTTCAACCGGATCTTGTAGCATCAGGTATCAAAGAGAAGTATGTGTTCCAAAAAATGGGTCTGCCATACAGACAGATGCACTCTTGGGATTATAGTGGTCCTTACCATGGGTATGACGGATTTGCGATCTTTGCACAAGACATGGATCTTGCAATGAACTCGCCAGTATGGGCACATAGCAAAGCACCATGGGATAAAGAAGGAGAAGCATAA
- a CDS encoding GNAT family N-acetyltransferase, with protein MFIGWLKFNDVNDLVTIANDVGWLVDSYHIKLMIMHSPHLCYGAYDEGKLVGAIMAIEFEHSAQMKYFMVKPEYQKQGIGRRLADTLIDVLKSDFQRIYVHSNPSMVPFFESFGFESQMEIGRFVNVGKVPPFNFTNAHAKELDSGNFDAIIAKIDKETFNEDRLDFLTDEMERHSSLKFALQNGFQHSSVVNARQVYLGPWQVRDGHEDEAEKMMKGVLYFRGLKKVVADVPMGIKHVVDLYERYHFQNKQRFVHMSYGGSDIRFENIYAFSL; from the coding sequence ATGTTTATAGGCTGGTTAAAGTTCAATGATGTCAATGATCTTGTGACGATTGCCAATGATGTAGGCTGGCTGGTTGATAGCTACCATATTAAACTGATGATCATGCATTCTCCTCATCTATGCTATGGAGCATATGATGAGGGTAAACTTGTAGGGGCTATTATGGCTATCGAGTTTGAACACAGTGCACAGATGAAATACTTTATGGTAAAACCGGAATATCAAAAACAAGGGATTGGCAGACGTTTGGCCGATACTTTGATCGATGTGCTCAAAAGTGACTTTCAACGTATCTATGTTCACTCAAATCCTTCAATGGTTCCTTTTTTTGAATCATTCGGTTTTGAATCCCAAATGGAGATAGGACGTTTTGTCAATGTAGGAAAAGTCCCGCCGTTCAATTTTACCAATGCCCATGCCAAGGAGCTTGATAGCGGTAATTTCGATGCGATCATTGCAAAGATAGATAAGGAAACTTTCAATGAGGATAGACTTGACTTTCTTACTGATGAGATGGAACGTCACAGTTCTTTGAAGTTTGCACTGCAAAACGGTTTTCAACATTCAAGTGTGGTGAATGCCAGACAGGTTTACCTTGGACCGTGGCAGGTAAGAGACGGACATGAGGATGAAGCCGAAAAAATGATGAAAGGTGTGTTGTATTTCAGAGGATTAAAAAAAGTAGTTGCTGATGTACCAATGGGCATCAAGCATGTGGTTGACCTTTATGAGCGTTACCATTTTCAAAACAAACAACGCTTTGTTCATATGAGTTATGGCGGCAGTGATATTCGTTTTGAAAATATCTATGCATTTTCATTATAA
- a CDS encoding cation:proton antiporter domain-containing protein, translating into METLLLAIFATIFLATLLNIVFKRFNISHIVGYIFTGTIISYLFDFNTIKIDALDLVGEFGIVFLMFTIGLELSFDKIKKMKDTLLVTGALQMMLSSLLFFILGYYAFGLDFMTALIVGLAFSLSSTAIIMPYLQESKDIVTPYGKKVVGVLIFQDLAVIPILLLLTFLSNDSEVSVMEIAVKTLLATVFIAAFIYFVGDKIVEAMLKFAANTQLEEIFLGSIFAIVMGMSILTHEIGFTYSLGAFIAGVLIADTKYHMKVESDIMSYKNLLLSVFFFSVGTKIDMVYLVSNLDKVVFLFILAMLTKTAVMYLIVRRNNDKNTSIKTALALSQISGFAFVVFDMAATHDLISKDLANLLLITIFLTMIVSPFILNNIYKISSYFEKEFYESDVITPINKKNHIIIAGFGTLGRAVAKDLQEKNVDFIIISDNLQHVLLARRIGLMAYFGHLNKRTVMESLKVEESSSIILTVLGEVKKSLISQALLDYDEDVNIVVKVDTDEERHHLEEMKHIEFVDSNHELSSRLVELSLKHLER; encoded by the coding sequence ATGGAAACTTTATTATTAGCAATCTTTGCCACTATCTTTTTAGCGACTCTGTTGAACATTGTATTCAAACGCTTTAACATTTCGCATATTGTCGGTTATATCTTTACAGGTACGATCATCAGTTATCTCTTTGATTTTAACACGATCAAGATCGATGCACTTGATCTGGTAGGCGAATTCGGTATCGTATTTTTGATGTTTACCATCGGGTTGGAGCTCAGTTTTGACAAGATCAAAAAGATGAAAGATACGCTTTTGGTCACCGGTGCGTTGCAGATGATGCTAAGTTCGCTGCTCTTCTTTATACTGGGTTACTATGCATTCGGGCTGGATTTTATGACAGCACTTATTGTTGGATTGGCTTTTTCACTCTCTTCAACAGCGATCATCATGCCTTATCTTCAGGAGTCAAAAGATATTGTTACCCCTTATGGTAAAAAGGTTGTGGGTGTCCTGATCTTCCAGGATCTGGCAGTGATCCCTATCTTGCTTCTGTTGACCTTCCTATCCAATGATTCGGAAGTTTCTGTAATGGAGATAGCGGTCAAGACTCTTTTGGCGACGGTCTTTATCGCTGCATTTATCTACTTTGTCGGTGACAAGATCGTAGAAGCGATGCTGAAGTTTGCTGCAAATACCCAGCTTGAAGAGATCTTCCTGGGATCGATATTTGCGATCGTGATGGGGATGTCGATCCTGACACATGAGATAGGGTTTACCTATTCGCTTGGTGCTTTTATCGCCGGTGTACTTATCGCCGATACCAAGTACCACATGAAGGTCGAATCGGACATCATGAGCTATAAAAACCTGCTTTTGAGTGTCTTTTTCTTCAGTGTAGGTACGAAGATTGATATGGTCTATCTGGTCTCAAACCTTGATAAGGTAGTTTTCCTTTTCATCCTTGCAATGCTGACAAAGACAGCTGTGATGTATCTGATAGTGAGAAGAAATAACGACAAAAACACCTCTATCAAAACTGCCCTGGCTCTTTCACAGATCAGTGGATTTGCCTTCGTGGTGTTCGATATGGCGGCTACCCATGATCTCATCAGCAAGGATCTGGCAAATTTGCTGCTGATCACGATCTTTTTGACGATGATAGTGAGCCCGTTTATCCTGAACAACATCTATAAGATCTCTTCTTATTTTGAAAAAGAGTTCTATGAGTCGGACGTCATTACGCCGATCAACAAGAAAAACCACATCATTATCGCAGGGTTCGGTACACTGGGTAGGGCAGTGGCTAAAGACCTTCAGGAAAAGAACGTTGATTTCATCATCATCTCTGATAACCTCCAACACGTACTTCTTGCCAGAAGGATAGGGTTGATGGCGTACTTTGGACACCTCAATAAACGCACGGTTATGGAGTCATTGAAAGTGGAAGAGAGTTCAAGTATCATCTTAACGGTGCTGGGTGAAGTCAAAAAAAGTCTGATCTCGCAAGCACTGCTGGATTATGATGAAGATGTCAATATCGTTGTCAAAGTCGATACCGATGAAGAGCGTCACCATCTAGAGGAAATGAAACATATTGAGTTCGTCGATTCTAACCATGAGCTTTCTTCTCGTCTTGTTGAACTGTCGTTGAAACATTTGGAGCGGTAA
- a CDS encoding homocitrate synthase/isopropylmalate synthase family protein: MAWINDTTLRDGEQAPYVAFNTHEKLEIAQGLVACGADELEIGIPAMGSREQEDIKELLSLGLDAQMMTWNRAHMLDLEASLSCGVKAVDLSIPVSDILIDVKFGGDKERMFRQLEEVVTVAKKEGIYVCIGAEDSSRASLPFIEEVMRFGKALNADRFRYCDTVGIMTPSRTFDTISHLSRLDLLPIEMHTHNDYGLANANALSGLDAGAISVNTTVVGLGERAGNASFEQISMALKHLYREERNIDAVAMRALIDTVTKAANMYLAPNAPIVGERLFAHESGIHADGMMKHGSAYEPFDADEVGGHREFPIGKHSGTSTIMYHLKALGIDADKASLKNLLPSIREIVTSRKRVLEGDELLHLYRDSVCL; the protein is encoded by the coding sequence ATGGCATGGATCAATGATACAACGTTAAGAGATGGTGAACAAGCACCATACGTTGCTTTTAATACCCATGAAAAGCTTGAGATCGCACAGGGGCTAGTTGCATGTGGGGCTGATGAGCTTGAGATTGGTATCCCTGCAATGGGAAGCAGAGAGCAAGAAGATATTAAAGAGCTTTTATCGTTGGGACTTGATGCACAGATGATGACATGGAACCGTGCACACATGCTTGATCTTGAAGCCTCCTTATCTTGCGGTGTCAAGGCCGTTGACCTTTCTATCCCTGTTTCAGATATCCTTATCGATGTTAAGTTTGGCGGTGATAAGGAAAGAATGTTCAGACAACTTGAGGAAGTTGTAACAGTAGCAAAGAAAGAAGGTATTTATGTCTGTATCGGAGCAGAAGACTCATCCCGTGCTTCACTGCCATTTATAGAAGAGGTGATGAGATTTGGTAAAGCACTGAATGCAGATAGATTTCGCTACTGTGATACGGTTGGCATCATGACACCTTCTAGAACATTTGATACGATCAGTCATTTAAGCCGTCTGGACCTACTGCCTATCGAGATGCATACGCACAATGATTACGGTCTGGCTAATGCCAATGCTTTGAGCGGCCTTGATGCAGGAGCGATCTCTGTCAATACTACGGTAGTAGGGTTGGGTGAGAGAGCAGGAAATGCTTCTTTTGAGCAGATCAGTATGGCACTTAAACATCTTTACCGTGAAGAGAGAAATATTGATGCAGTAGCAATGCGTGCTTTGATAGATACAGTGACCAAAGCAGCCAATATGTACCTCGCTCCCAATGCACCTATCGTCGGTGAAAGGCTCTTTGCCCATGAAAGCGGTATTCATGCAGACGGCATGATGAAACATGGAAGTGCCTATGAGCCTTTTGATGCTGATGAAGTGGGAGGGCACAGAGAGTTTCCTATCGGAAAACATTCAGGTACCTCTACGATCATGTATCATCTTAAAGCATTGGGAATTGATGCTGACAAAGCATCTCTCAAAAATCTCTTACCTTCTATCCGGGAGATCGTTACCTCTCGTAAAAGAGTTTTAGAGGGTGATGAACTACTTCATCTTTATAGGGATAGCGTATGTTTATAG
- a CDS encoding GNAT family N-acetyltransferase translates to MSKKNWMDLKAWLFKHKAIDDSISSPQQINRLDLSGLSLSELPENFAVLSELIALNLSNNQLQSLPQSMESMTKLSNLDLRRNHFSKLPKVLSSLPLSSLNLSGNMLDDVSEINECSDLRVLDLSVNAITTMDGVLSKGNELRTLNLSCNYLKDVTDLLAILTNTQRLDLSGNMLTQIPETIGEMGSLVELKVSDNMLEHIDDKLFTLGIDSLDLSSNKLYWIRLQGMEELGNIVLDFNPIKHIEVSDDFAPYLEEFSCDGCGLKSWVPLKSEHLRVLCYSSNELMKIPDEIGHYTKLKELDIDGNEIVDLPDSLANLLELKTLYIDGNPLSIGARKVIDILQPEICDIHMKRGITIENAKEEDLEEMAHLLSILFAIEQDFEINYDKQYAGISKLFHSQGKELLVAKHEGQVVGMVTMQRLISSAEGDYIGQIEDLVVKEDYRKMGVGSRLINKMRAIALEHGYKRIQLAADEDNANALRFYSRRGFHQTHLKMYHYK, encoded by the coding sequence GTGAGTAAAAAGAATTGGATGGATCTTAAAGCATGGCTTTTTAAACATAAGGCTATCGATGACTCTATCTCATCACCCCAACAGATCAATCGGCTTGATTTGAGTGGCCTTTCTCTTAGTGAACTTCCTGAAAATTTTGCGGTATTAAGTGAACTGATCGCTCTGAATCTTTCCAACAATCAGCTTCAGTCTCTTCCTCAGTCAATGGAATCTATGACAAAACTGAGTAACCTTGATCTACGAAGAAACCACTTTAGTAAGCTGCCAAAAGTACTTTCATCTTTGCCGCTCAGCTCACTTAACCTCAGTGGGAATATGCTGGATGATGTGAGTGAGATTAATGAGTGTAGTGATCTTCGTGTGCTTGATTTGAGTGTTAATGCTATTACAACCATGGATGGTGTTTTAAGCAAAGGCAATGAGTTAAGAACCCTGAATCTCTCTTGTAACTATCTAAAAGATGTGACAGATCTGCTTGCAATATTGACAAACACACAGCGTTTGGACCTCTCTGGAAATATGCTCACTCAAATCCCTGAGACAATCGGAGAAATGGGGAGTCTTGTAGAGTTGAAGGTATCAGATAATATGTTAGAACATATCGATGACAAGCTTTTTACACTTGGGATTGATTCACTTGATCTATCTTCCAACAAGCTATATTGGATAAGGTTACAGGGGATGGAAGAACTTGGAAACATAGTGCTGGACTTTAATCCTATTAAACATATCGAGGTGAGTGATGACTTTGCACCTTACCTTGAAGAGTTCTCATGTGACGGATGCGGATTGAAGAGTTGGGTGCCATTGAAATCCGAGCATCTAAGGGTGTTATGCTACTCCTCCAATGAACTTATGAAAATACCCGATGAGATCGGTCACTATACCAAACTAAAAGAGTTGGATATTGACGGTAATGAGATCGTTGATCTTCCCGATAGCTTAGCCAATCTACTAGAGCTAAAGACACTCTATATCGACGGCAACCCATTAAGTATAGGAGCAAGAAAAGTGATAGATATACTTCAACCTGAGATCTGCGATATTCATATGAAAAGAGGGATCACGATCGAAAATGCAAAAGAAGAGGATTTAGAAGAGATGGCGCATCTGCTTAGTATCCTTTTTGCGATCGAACAGGATTTTGAGATCAATTATGATAAGCAGTATGCAGGGATTAGCAAACTTTTTCACTCTCAGGGAAAAGAGCTTTTGGTTGCCAAGCATGAAGGACAAGTAGTCGGCATGGTGACGATGCAGCGTCTGATCTCAAGTGCAGAGGGTGACTACATCGGACAGATCGAGGATCTTGTCGTCAAAGAGGACTATAGAAAGATGGGGGTGGGAAGCCGCCTGATCAACAAGATGAGAGCCATTGCCCTGGAACATGGCTATAAGCGTATACAACTGGCTGCAGATGAAGATAATGCCAATGCACTAAGATTTTATAGCAGACGGGGTTTTCATCAGACACATTTGAAGATGTATCACTACAAATAA
- the nifB gene encoding nitrogenase cofactor biosynthesis protein NifB: MSCSSSNPAEKFMPEDIQEKIHNHPCYSEGAHHHYARIHVAVAPACNIQCNYCNRKYDCSNESRPGVTSERLSPEESAKKVMFVGGEVQRLSVLGIAGPGDALANPEKTFKTFELVREKAPDLKLCLSTNGLELPKFVDEMVKYDIDHVTVTINSVDTTGEIGSQIYPWIFYNNKRYYGKEAAQILLERQLEGMKKCVENGILIKANSVLIPGINDKHLPEVAKKLKEIGVFLHNIMPIISEPEYGTKFALDGIPSATDQEQMEVQEACGMDMKLMQHCRQCRADAVGLIGEDRGQEFTKDTFANMTFDDLEIKYDLEGRKETQAKIEEFRFFLDKANERVRKEKEDLSSDGQTILVAVTTAGEGMINQHFGSVKEFLIYEAGDRGIRFIHHRKVDYEYCAGPDGANPIDGIVEKLKDCKLILTAKIGGCPQDDLAKAGLIADQSYAFEPIEASVLKATRKYFNLPEELEAN; this comes from the coding sequence ATGAGTTGTAGTTCGAGTAATCCGGCAGAAAAATTTATGCCTGAGGATATTCAGGAAAAGATTCATAACCATCCATGTTATTCTGAAGGAGCGCACCACCATTATGCACGTATTCATGTTGCGGTAGCTCCTGCATGTAATATACAATGTAATTACTGTAACCGTAAGTATGACTGTTCTAATGAGAGCCGTCCTGGAGTAACCAGCGAAAGGCTGTCTCCTGAAGAATCGGCAAAAAAAGTAATGTTTGTGGGTGGTGAGGTACAGCGTCTGAGCGTACTAGGTATCGCAGGCCCGGGTGATGCACTTGCAAACCCGGAAAAGACATTTAAGACCTTTGAACTGGTTAGAGAGAAAGCCCCTGACTTGAAACTTTGTCTTTCTACTAACGGTTTGGAGCTTCCAAAATTTGTCGATGAGATGGTGAAATACGACATTGACCATGTAACAGTAACGATCAACAGTGTTGATACTACAGGAGAGATCGGTTCTCAGATCTATCCATGGATCTTCTATAACAATAAACGTTACTACGGAAAAGAAGCAGCACAGATCCTTTTGGAGCGCCAGCTTGAGGGGATGAAGAAGTGTGTTGAAAACGGTATCTTGATCAAGGCAAACTCTGTATTGATCCCTGGTATCAATGACAAACACCTTCCTGAAGTAGCTAAAAAACTTAAAGAGATCGGAGTGTTCCTGCACAATATCATGCCGATTATCTCAGAGCCTGAGTATGGTACGAAATTTGCGTTGGATGGTATCCCAAGTGCAACTGACCAAGAACAGATGGAAGTACAGGAAGCCTGCGGTATGGATATGAAGCTTATGCAACACTGTCGTCAGTGTCGTGCTGATGCAGTAGGGCTTATCGGTGAGGATAGAGGTCAGGAGTTCACGAAAGATACATTTGCAAACATGACTTTTGATGATCTTGAGATCAAATATGACCTTGAAGGCCGTAAAGAGACTCAGGCGAAGATCGAAGAGTTCAGATTCTTCCTGGATAAAGCGAATGAGCGTGTAAGAAAAGAAAAAGAAGATCTTAGTAGTGACGGTCAGACTATCCTTGTTGCAGTTACGACTGCAGGTGAAGGTATGATCAACCAGCACTTTGGTTCGGTCAAAGAGTTCCTGATCTATGAAGCCGGAGACAGAGGTATCAGATTTATTCATCACAGAAAAGTAGATTATGAGTACTGTGCCGGCCCTGATGGAGCTAACCCGATCGATGGCATTGTGGAAAAACTTAAAGACTGTAAGTTGATCCTCACAGCTAAGATCGGTGGATGTCCTCAAGATGACCTCGCAAAAGCAGGACTGATCGCAGATCAAAGTTACGCTTTTGAGCCTATTGAAGCTTCAGTTCTTAAAGCGACACGTAAGTACTTCAACCTACCTGAAGAACTAGAGGCTAATTAA
- a CDS encoding formylglycine-generating enzyme family protein, giving the protein MKKRLLLLCTVTLLNAEMITNSIGMTFVKIPEGSFKMGRITVDCPKDNPDTPRNENTICMKQLNKNETPLHEESVKAFYMATTEVTQQQYNKVMGNNPSDFNSTTLGYDSSNNPVENVSWDKAQKFIKKLNELEGTNVYYLPSETEWEYAARAGTTTKWSFGNDESKLDEYAWYGYNHAGKQTHPVGQKKPNPWGLYDMHGNVWEWTDTNYAQQYGQEDYKLADGTIPKVVRSGSWVNTADYSRSAKRGNLAPDAYDNNIGFRIARTLP; this is encoded by the coding sequence ATGAAAAAAAGACTGTTGCTTTTATGTACAGTTACCCTATTAAATGCAGAGATGATCACAAACTCTATCGGAATGACTTTTGTCAAAATACCTGAGGGGAGTTTCAAAATGGGCAGGATAACAGTAGATTGTCCAAAGGATAACCCTGATACTCCTAGAAACGAAAATACAATATGCATGAAACAATTGAACAAGAATGAAACGCCGTTACATGAGGAGAGTGTCAAAGCCTTCTATATGGCAACGACCGAAGTGACCCAGCAACAGTACAACAAAGTAATGGGTAACAACCCTTCCGATTTTAATAGTACAACACTGGGATATGACAGCAGTAACAATCCTGTCGAGAATGTCTCATGGGACAAAGCTCAAAAATTTATCAAAAAGCTCAATGAACTGGAAGGGACAAACGTCTATTATCTTCCAAGCGAAACAGAATGGGAATACGCTGCACGTGCCGGAACTACAACAAAATGGAGTTTCGGAAACGATGAGAGCAAACTGGATGAGTATGCATGGTACGGTTACAACCATGCAGGAAAACAGACACATCCTGTAGGACAAAAAAAGCCAAACCCATGGGGCTTATACGATATGCACGGCAATGTATGGGAATGGACAGATACAAATTATGCTCAACAATACGGCCAAGAGGATTATAAACTTGCTGATGGAACAATACCTAAAGTCGTACGCAGTGGAAGCTGGGTGAACACAGCGGATTACTCACGTTCTGCAAAGCGTGGAAACCTTGCTCCGGATGCCTATGACAATAATATAGGATTCCGTATAGCAAGAACATTACCCTAA
- a CDS encoding FeoA family protein, with product MLLNELNVGEEAVIDAINVGGSLKSRLSSLGLAERQSVCVKHYGLFKSTVQVMTESSFIALRKSEASCIEVHKIV from the coding sequence ATGTTGTTGAATGAATTGAATGTTGGAGAAGAAGCGGTGATCGATGCGATCAATGTAGGTGGTTCTTTGAAGAGTCGACTCAGCTCGCTTGGGCTTGCTGAAAGACAGTCTGTATGTGTCAAACATTACGGCTTGTTCAAAAGCACGGTTCAGGTGATGACGGAGAGTTCATTCATTGCACTTCGCAAATCTGAAGCTTCTTGTATCGAAGTTCACAAGATTGTTTAG
- a CDS encoding SemiSWEET family sugar transporter, translating to MTITPFEMMLITSTILEFNPILQTIKIIKLKEAKDVSIWTYMIIFIIGVMWLVYSIQIDSLPLIIGNAIKIFASSTVIIVYMRYRKGRYSID from the coding sequence ATGACGATCACACCGTTTGAAATGATGCTTATTACCTCCACGATTTTAGAGTTCAACCCAATTTTACAAACTATTAAGATCATAAAACTCAAAGAAGCAAAAGATGTCTCGATCTGGACCTATATGATCATCTTTATTATCGGTGTCATGTGGCTTGTATACTCTATACAGATAGATAGTCTACCGCTTATCATAGGAAATGCCATTAAAATCTTTGCGAGTTCGACAGTCATCATTGTCTATATGAGGTATCGGAAAGGAAGGTACTCAATAGATTAG
- the nifH gene encoding nitrogenase iron protein encodes MSELRQIAFYGKGGIGKSTTSQNTLASMAHYFDQNIMIVGCDPKADSTRLILHEKAQSTILQLAAEMGTVEDLELEDACKPGAGIFAPDAPGGWINCTESGGPEPGVGCAGRGVITAINFLEEEGAYEEEGLNFVSYDVLGDVVCGGFAMPIREGKAQEIYIVMSGEMMAMYAANNISKGILKYANTGGVRLAGLICNARMTDREYDLATALAKDLGTQMIHFVPRNNIVQHAELRRMTVVEYSPYSDQALEYKELARKIIANDMKVIPTPLEMDDLEDLLMEFGLEEEADEANVGKAAEA; translated from the coding sequence ATGTCAGAACTTCGTCAAATAGCGTTTTATGGTAAAGGTGGGATTGGTAAATCTACTACATCTCAAAACACACTTGCATCAATGGCTCACTACTTTGATCAAAACATTATGATCGTAGGATGTGACCCTAAAGCTGACTCTACAAGACTTATTCTACACGAGAAAGCACAGTCTACAATCCTTCAGCTTGCTGCTGAAATGGGAACAGTTGAGGATCTTGAACTAGAAGATGCGTGTAAGCCAGGTGCTGGGATCTTTGCTCCGGACGCACCAGGTGGTTGGATTAACTGTACTGAGTCAGGTGGACCAGAGCCAGGTGTTGGTTGTGCAGGTCGTGGGGTAATTACTGCGATTAACTTCCTAGAGGAAGAAGGTGCATATGAAGAAGAAGGTCTAAACTTCGTATCTTATGACGTACTTGGAGACGTTGTATGTGGTGGATTTGCGATGCCTATCCGTGAAGGTAAAGCTCAAGAGATCTACATTGTTATGTCTGGTGAGATGATGGCAATGTATGCTGCAAACAACATTTCAAAAGGTATTTTGAAATATGCGAACACAGGTGGTGTTAGACTTGCAGGTCTTATCTGTAACGCTCGTATGACAGATAGAGAGTACGATCTTGCAACTGCACTTGCAAAAGATCTTGGAACACAAATGATTCACTTTGTACCAAGAAACAACATCGTACAACACGCTGAGCTTAGAAGAATGACAGTTGTTGAATACAGCCCATATTCTGATCAAGCACTTGAGTATAAAGAGCTTGCTAGAAAAATCATTGCTAACGACATGAAAGTTATCCCAACGCCACTTGAGATGGATGATCTTGAAGACCTTCTTATGGAATTCGGTCTTGAAGAAGAGGCTGATGAAGCAAATGTTGGTAAAGCAGCAGAAGCGTAA